The genomic interval AACCTCCGGCACCCCGCCGAAGCGGCGGACGCGGCCGTGGAAGCTCGCGAAGGCGGCCGCGAGGGCGGCGTTGTCGAAATCGGGCCAGAGGGTGTCGGTGACGTAGAGCTCCGCGTACGACAGCTGCCACAGCAGGAAATTGGACAGCCGCATCTCCCCGGCGGTGCGGATGAGCAGGTCGGGATCGGGCAGGCCGGCGGTGGTCAGCTCCGCCGAGAAGGCGGCCTCGTCGATCGCCGCCGGGTCCAGGCCGCCCGCCACCGCCCGGCGGGCGAGCGTGCGTGCCGCCGCGACGATCTCCGCCCGGCTGCCGTAGTTGATCGCGAGGCACAGCGTCATCGCGTCGTTGGCCGCCGTCGCCTCCTCCACCTCGGCGAAGGCGTCGAGCACCTCGGCGGGAAGCCCCTCCCGGGCGCCGAGCCGGCGCAGCCGGATCCCGTTCGCCTGGAACAGCGGCAGCTCGCTGGCGAGGTACGCCACGCACAGCCGCATGAGGTGGTGCACCTCCTCCTTCTCGCGGGCCCAGTTCTCCGTGGAGAACGAGTACAGCGAGACCGCCTCCACCCCCAGCTCGCGGCACCGCGTCACCAGCGGCCGCACCGCCTCCACCCCCGCCGTGTGCCCCGCCGACCGCGGCTTGCCCCTGGAGGTCGCCCAACGCCCGTTGCCGTCCATGATCACCGCGAGGTGACGGGGGATGCTCATCGTTGGGGCCTCGGCGGCGGGTTGCGGGTCGGGTCGCTGCGCGCCATCGCACGCCCTCCAACCCCCGGGATCTGCGTTCATCTGCGCCATGCCTCGGTTCCGGGACAGCTCCAGACGCGGCCGCCTCACGCGAAGATCGTCTGGTCGCGCCGCGGGCCGACCGAGGCCAGCGTCACCGGCACGCCGACGGCCTCGCTGATGAACGCCAGGTACCCACGGGCCGCCGCCGGGAGCTCGGCCATCGAGCGGCAGCCGGTGACGTCCTCGCCGAAGCCCGGCAGCGTCTTAAGCACCGGCTCCACGCGGCCCAGCGCGTCGGCGTCGGCGGGGTAGCCGCGGACCTCGGCACCGCTGGCACGGTCGACGTACCCCGTGCACACCCGCAGCTCGGGCAGCCCGGCGAGCACGTCGAGCAGCATCACGGCCAGGCCGGTCGTGCCCGTGAGGCGGACGCTGTACCGCAGCGCGGCGAGGTCGAGCCAGCCGACGCGCCGCGGCCGGCCGGTGGTCGTGCCGTACTCCCGGCCGACCTCGCGGATGCGGTCGCCGGTGGCGTCGAGCAGCTCGGTGGGGAAGGGGCCGCCGCCGACGCGGGTCTGGTAGGCCTTCACCACGCCGAGGACGTGGGGCACGCGGTGGCCGGCCACGCCGGCGCCGGGGTGCAGGCCGAGGCTCGAGCAGTTCGAGCTGGTGATGTACGGGAAGGTGCCGTGGTCGACGTCGAGCAGCGTGGCGTTGGCGCCCTCGAAGAGCACCTCCTCGCCGGCGTCCATCTTCTCGTGCAGCAGGAACGAGGCGTCGCAGAGGTGCGGCGCGAGCGCTTCGGCGAGGGGGCGCAGCCAGTCGACGAGGACGCCGACGTCGACCGGCTCGTGCTCCACGCCCGCGAGGGCGGCCAGCCCCGCGAGCGTGGCCTCCTTCATCGGGCCGATCGCGTGGAGCTTCTCCGCGAGCGTGTCCACGTCCAGCAGCTCGCCGGCCCGCACGGCCGGGGCCCGCAGCGCCTTGTCGGCATAGGCGGGGCCGATGCCGCGGCCGGTCGTCCCGATGGCCCGGCCGACGCTCTGCATCGCCGCCTCCTGCAGCCGGTCCTGGGCCTTGTGCCAGGGCAGCACGAGGTGGGCCCGGTCCGAGATCTTCAGGTTCTTAGGCGTCACCGTCAGCCCCGCCTCCCGCAGGCCCGCGACCTCCCCGAGCAGCTTCTCGGGGTCGATGACCACGCCGTTGCCCAGCACGTTCACGGCGCGGCCGTGCAGGATGCCCGAGGGGATCAGGTGCAGCGCGTAGCGGCGGTCGCCGACCTCCACCGAGTGGCCGGCGTTCGCCCCGCCGTTGTAGCGCACCACCGCGTCGTACGAGCCGGCGAGCAGGTCGACGACCTTGCCTTTGCCCTCGTCGCCCCATTGCAGCCCGACGACGGCGGCGTTGCCCGCCGGCAGCGGGCGGTCGGCCGGGGCGGCGGCTTCGGGGGCAGTCGGGGCGTTCGCGCTCATGGGGGTCGCGACTCTAAAGAGCGCGGGGCGCTGCGGCGACCCGGGCCCGCCCCGGGCTCGTAATCTGGGGCATGGACCCGCTCCGCCTCGTCGTCGCCCTGGTCGCGCTCGTGCTCGTGGGCGGTTTCGCCTTCCTCGCCGCCAACGGCGAGCGTCAGGTGGACGCCGGCTCCGCCGTCGGCTTCGTGAGCGACGACGTCGCCGCGGCGTCGACGCGGGCCGAGGTCGACGGCGGTCCCGCCATCGCGTACACCGCCGTCGGCGTCGACCCGCTGCCCGGCGGCGTGCTGTCGGGGGGAGACGCCGAGGCCGACGGCGACAACGCCCAGCCGGTCTTCCCGGACCCCGCCGACAAGGTCCGCCTCACCGACAAACAGTGGCGCGACCGCCTGTCCGCCGCCGCGTACCACGTGCTCCGGCGGTCCGGCACGGAGCGGCCCTTCTCCAGCCCGCTGGACGGCGTGAAGGAGCCCGGCTGGTTCACCTGCGCCGGGTGCGGGAACCTGCTCTTCGAGACGAAGACCAAGTACGACAGCGGCACCGGCTGGCCCAGCTTCTGGGCGCCGGTCGCCGCCCGCCACGTCGTCGAGGAGGAGGAGAGCGGTCTCGACACGCGGATCGAGGTGCGTTGCGCCCGCTGCGACGGCCACCTCGGCCACGTGTTCCAAGACGGCCCGCGCGAGGAGACCGGGCTGCGCTACTGCATGAACGGCGTGGCGATGGCGTTCACCGCGAAGTGAACTGCACCGGCGCGGCCGGCGCGGCCGACGCGTCACGCCGCGGCTGGCGTCGCCGCGGGCCCGCTTGGGCCCCCGCCCGCTCCCGCACCCGCTGGTTCTTCTACGTTCAAGCCCCTTGCCGCTCACCTGCTCCAAGACCTTCGGGCCGATCCCGATCGCGCACCGCCAGCACCGCCACCCCGGCCGGTGCCGGCTGGTCCACGGCCACGGCTGGACGGTCCGCGTCACCTTCGGCTGCGAGCGGCCCGACCCCAACGGCTTCGTGGTCGACTTCGGCGGGCTGCGGGCCTTCGACGACTGGCTCGACGAGAACCTCGACCACGGGATCCTGCTCTCGCGGGAGGACGAGGCCGGGCGGGCGATGGTCGAGGCGGCCCCGGAGCTCTTCAAGGTCACCTGGCTCGGGGTTGCCAGCTGCGAGGGCCTGGCCGCGGAGCTGATGCGGGTGTTCGGCGAGCTTCTGCACGCGAGCGAGGGCGACCGGGCGTGGATCGAGCGGATCGACGTGTGGGAAGACGACGCGAACCGCGTGACGCTCACCCGCGGCTGAGCGGCGTCCGGACCCGCGGCAGACCCTCGGCGGGCGGCGGGTACCGTCCCGCCCATGCCTTTCGACTCCGGCCGCGTCACCTTCTGCCGCCTCGCCTGCCTCGGCGACGGCCCCGACCGGGTGGATGATGCGCTGCTGTCGGTCCTCAACGAGCACCGCTTCGAGGAGGCCCCGCCGGCGGGGCCCGACGACGTGGACAGCGGCTTCGTCACGCCGCTGCACATGCTCGACACGCGCTTCACCTACGAGAAGTGCGGCTTCGGGGAGGGTTCCACGCTCGCGCTGATCGGCGTGCGGGTGGACCGGCACCAGGTGCCGGCGGAGATCAAGCGGGCGTACCGGATCATGAACGAGCAGGCGGCGGCCACGGGCAACCCCTCCGGCTTCGCCACCAAGGGCCAGAAGGCCGAGGCCGCGGAGATGGCCGCCGGCCAGGTGAACGAGGACCTCGCCCGCGGCGTCTACCGCAAGAGCAAGGTGGTGCCGCTGCTGTGGGACCTGCCCCACCGCCGGCTCTTCTGCGGGGCGACCTCGGGCACCCCGCAGGAGGAGGTCGTCAAGCTGTTCCGCACGGCCTTCGGGCTCGACCTGCAGGTCGAATCCTCGGGCGCTGCCGTCGGCCGGATCCTCCGCGACACCGGCCGCACCCGCGACCACGAGGACCTCGCCCCCTCGGCATTCACGAAGCCGCCCGCCGAAGGCGGCGCCGACGACCGGAGCCAGGTGGGCGGCGCCAGCGGCGGCGCCGGCACGCCGCCGGTGCCCTGGACGGCCAAGGCGGTCGACCTCAAGGACTTCCTCGGCAACGAGTTCGCGCTGTGGCTGTGGTGGAAGACCGAGACCGGCGGCTCGGGCCTGGACACCTCCGCCGGCGAGGTCCACGCCCTGCTGAACACGGCGCTGGACCTGGACTGCGCGTGGGGGCTCACCGGCCGCGCGAGCCTCCGCGGCGACGGGCCCACGCGCATGCGCGAGGCGGGCGAGGCGCTGAAGCTGGGCAAGTGGCCCCGCAAGCTGGGCCTGCACCTGGCCGACGCCGAGGAGGCCTACGAGTTCACGCTCGCCGCCGACCCCTTCGTCGTGTCCGCGGCGCGGCTGCCCGAGGTCGAGGACGCGCAGAGCCCGCGCGAGGTGGTCGAGGCCCGCCTCCAGCGGGTGACCCACCTGGGCTCGCTGCTGGACGCGGTGTTCGACGCCTTCCTGCGGAGGCGGCTCGGCGGCGGGTGGAAGACCGACCGGGAGAAGATGCGGGAGTGGATCCAGGCGCGGGGGAGGTGAGCGGCCGGTCGGCTCGCTGCGGGTCCATCCCGGCGGGCGGCGGACGCTCCGGGTTCGCGCCGCGTCGCCGCGACGCTCAGAGCGGCTCCGCTTTGGGCATCCCCGGCGCCCGCGGGTACTTCTTGGGCGTCGCGGAAGCCTTCACGACGCTCACCACCACCAGGTCGTTCCCGAAGCCCTCGGGGTAGGCGTCGAAGACGGCGACCTCGCCGGCGCCCAGGCGGTGGAGGGCCTCGCCGGAATCCCGCAGCTCCTGCTCGGCCCGCGGGCCCTTCATGCAGAGGCTGCGGCCCCCGACGGCGACCAGCGGGAGCGTGAGCTCGAGGATGACCGGCATCGGCCCCACGGCGCGGCTGACGGCGAGGCCGTAGCGCTCGCGGAGGGCCGGGTCGCGGCCGGCGGTCTCGGCGCGGGCGTTGAGCACGGCGACGTTGGCGAGGCCCAGGGCGGCGGCGGTTTCCTCGAGGAAGCGTGCCTTCTTGCCCGTGGCCTCGAGCAGCGTGAAGGAGAGGTCCGGCCGGGTGATCGCCAGCGGGATCCCCGGCAGGCCGCCGCCGGAGCCGACGTCGATCACGCCGGTCGGCAGCTCGCCCGCGTCGGCTCCGGCCCCGGGCAGGCCGGGCAACGCGGTCAGCGCGTCGACCAGCAGGCGGAGCCACGCGGCGTCGTGCTCCCGCACGGCGGTGAGGTTCATCCGCTGGTTCACCTCCAGCAGACGGTGGAGGTAGGCGTCGAGCGTCTCCAGCGCGGCGTCGGGAACGCCGAGCTCCAGCCGCGTGAGCGCGGCGCGGGCCGCTTCGGGGATGGGCATCGGCGGACCCTACCGGGCTCGGAGCGGTGCCCGATTGGCGTAAGGTGCGGGCTTCGCCCGCGGGCGTCACCTGTTCTCTGCCGCCGCCGCACCATGCCCGACGCCCCGCCCCCGACCGAGCCCACCGAGAACGACGAGCACGGGGGGCTCCGGCCCGGGAGCGCCCACGCGGGGCGAGCGGCCGACCCGTACCTCGCGGAGGAGGAGCCCTCAGCGGGAGAGCAGCCCTCAGCGGCGGAGGAGCCCTCAGCGGAAGCAGCGCCCTCGGCGGATGCCGCGGGGGCGGAGGCCGATCCAGCCGCCGCGGCGTCCGGCGGCCAGGCGCCGCCACCGGGCACCGGGTCGCTCCCCGGAAGCGCCGCCGGGCCCGCGGACGCGGCCGGGCGTGCGCCGACGCTGGAGGACGGGGGCGACGACGCCGAGGAGGAAGACGACGACGCTTCCGCGTTGCTCGCCGACGCCGCCGAGGCGCTCGTGGGCGGAGCGACCGGTGCCGCCGCCGACCCCGGGGCCGATCCCGAGGCGCCGGCCGATCCTCCCCCCGCCCCCGCCCCGCTCACTCCGGCCCAGCGGGAGCAGGCGGTGGTCGCGGCCGCCAACCGCCGCAGGCAGCAGCTGGTGATCGCCGGATGGCTTCAGCGGGCGGGGATCGCCTGCACGCTCGTGCTCCTGGTGCTCGCGGCCGCGGTGTACGTCGCCCGCCGCACCACGGCCGACGCCGCATGGACGGCGCACCTGGCCTGGCTCGCGGTCACGCTGCCGCTGATCGCCTGGGCGCTGTACCACACGACGGCGCGGAGCGCCCCGCCCGCCGAGCGGCTGCGGACGCAGGTCGAGCGGGAGCTCCGCCGGCGCGACGAGCTGCCCCTGGAGCCGACGCGGGCCGCGTCGCGGACGCCCGTCGCCGGCACGCTGGCCGCCGGCGCCGCGGCGCTGCTGGTGGTGCTCGCGGGCGCGGTGCCGGTGGCGCGGCCCCGGCTCGAGCAGGCGGCCAGCACCGTCACCCGCCAGGCGCTGGGCGTGGAGAGCAAGGCCGAGGCGCTGCGCAACGCCGGGGTGGCCGGCGACGGGGCCGCCGGCGTGAGGGAGCAGATCCGCGGGCTCGCCACCCCGCCGCGCAGCTTCGAGGAGGCGGCGCGGCAGCAGGTGGGCCTCGCCCGCATCGAGGCGGACCTCGACGCCGCCGCCCACCGCGTCGCCGAGCGGGCGGAAGCGGCCATCGCCCCGGCCAACGCCGCCGCCGCCCTCGCGGCCGCCTTCGACCTCACCCCGCCGCCGCCGCCGGTCGCGCCCGACCCGCCCGCACCGGACCCCGACGCCGAGCCCGAGCCCGAGCCCGGAGCCGGCGACGCGGCGCCCGCGGCACCCCCGCCGCCCCGCCCCGGCGGCCTGCCCCCGGGCGCCGCGACGGCGCTGCTCACGCTGGCGGAGCAGTCGGTCGGCGACGGCCTCGCCGCGGGCGGCGAGGCGTCCGCCTCGCTTCCCGGGGGCGTCGCGGCTTCGCTGCGGCAAGCCGAAGCGGCGGGGGAGCCGCCGCCCGCGGCGACCCTCGCCGAGGTCACCCGCTTCGTTCTGGACCGCCGCGCCGCCCACGACAAGCTGCTGCAGCGGCTCGCCGAGGGCGGCTTCGCCACCGGCGCGGCGGTGGCGGTCACGCGGACCGACCCCGGGCGGATCGATTCCCAGGCCTTGGCTGCGGCGCTTCGCGGCCTCGACACCGTGGACGCCGACGCCGTGCTGGCCGCCTGCGCGACGCTCCGCTGAGCATCCGGCGCGGAAGCGAGCCGCCGTCAGCTCGCCCGCGCCACCGCCCGCACCCGCGGGCCGATCACCTCCTGCCAGAGGATCTTCACGCACGCCGCGAAGGGGATCGCCAGCAGCAGCCCCAGCAGCCCGGCGACGGCGCCGCCGGCGAGCACGACCAGCAACACCGTGAGGGCATCGAGGTTGGTCGCCTTGCCCTGCACGAGCGGCTCGATCACCCAGGCGTCGAGCCCCTGGCCGAACCCGTACACCAGCGTCGGCCCCAGCACCGCCCACCAGAGCGTGGGGCCGTCCTCCACCGCGATGCCGCTCATCACCGAGAGCCCCACCGCGATCGGCCAGACGATCGCCCCGGCGTAGGGCACCAGGCCCAGGATCCCGCCGGCGATGCCCAGGATCAGCCCGCCGGGGGTGCCGGCCAGCGTGAAGCCGACGCTGAGCACGATCGCCAGCAGCGTCGCCTGGATCAGCCGGCCGCGGAGGAACGCGGCGACCGAGCGGTCCATCCGCACCGCCACGGCGATGATCTCATCGCGGTGCGAGGCCGGCAGGTACGGCATCCACCAGGCGACGAAGGCCGGCCACTTCCACACCGCGAAGAAGAAGCAGAAGCAGACCACCAGCGTCGCGACCGTGAGGTAGCCGGCGAGGCCGAGCAGGCCGATGATCGTGCTGGCGCCGACGTCGAGCACGGCGAAGCCCGTGGAGGAGATCGTCGACAGCTCCATCGACCGCAGCCGATCGAGGAGGCGGCTGAGCACGCCGGAGGACGAGCCGCTTCCCTCCTCGCTCAGGCCATCGGATTCGCGGTGCAGCTCGCCGTCCATCACCAGCAGCCCGCCGTCGGGTCCGGCGTCGAGCAGCGTCGCCGGGGGTGCCTCCGCGTCCGCGTCCGCTTCGACCCGCACCTCCACGGCGCTTCCCGCCCCCGGGTCCGCCGCGTCGTTCTCGCCGGGCACCGCCTCCGCCGCGTCGGCCTCGGGGAGCACCGCCGCCACGGCCTGGTCGAGGTCGCCGTGGGCCGCCCCCTCGATCACCTCCTTGGCCGCGTCGGGGATCTCCAGGTACTCCCCCGCCGCCTCCGTCGTCGCCTCGATGTACGCGGGGATGTCGCGGAGCAGGCCCTGGGCCTGGCCGATCACCGGGCCGGTGAGCCAGGCGAAGGCGAGCGCCAGCAGCCCGAAGAACCACAGCAGCAGCGCCGCCGCCGAGAACACCCGCGGCATGCGGTGCCTGCGGCTCGCCCAGGTCACCAGCGGGTTGACGGCGTAGGCCAGCCCAAGACCGATGAGGACCGGCAGCAGCACCGGCCGGGTCATGTAGACCAGCTCGAACACCGGCGGCAGCACGTACGACGCCACCGCCAGCGCGACGAGCCCGCCGAGCAGCACCTGGAACCACCGCAGCCGCCACACCGGCGTCGCCGGCTCGCCCATCGGGTCGAGCCCGGCGAGCACCCCGCCGCGGGGGGCGGCGGGCGACTCGGATTCCCGCCTCGGGGCTGGCTCGCTCATGCGGCAACGCTACCGGGAACCGCTCTGTGGCAGCTCATGGACGATCTCGGGCTCGAACCGAGGACCTTTCCGGTGTAAACGGAACGCTCTGGCCAGCTGAGCTAATCGTCCGGCACGCGGATGATGCCAGATCGTGCGCCCGGTCGCGGCTTCGGGCCGCCTCGGGTTCAACCAGCTTCTACATCGACGGAGTCGATGAGCCACCTTTGGGCGTCGGCCTGCAGGTCCGCGGCCGCGTCGTCGCGCTAGGCCGCGCCGTGCGGGTCCCGCTTGCGGCGCTCGCCGAGGCGCCGCTCCAGGCCGGCGAAGTCCGCGGCGTCGATGCGGCGGCGGTCGGTGGAGCGGAGCGGCGGCGGCGTGCCGCGGACCGGCCCCGCGGCGGGGCACGCGGCGGCGACGGCGGCCAGCGTGGGCCGCGGGTCGCGGCAGAACGCTTCGTAGCCGACGCGGACCACCCGGGCCGGCTCGACCGCGTCCGCCTGCTCACGGATCCGCCGCTGGAAGGCGCGGACCTGGTTGCACACGGCCTCCACCGCGCCGTTCTCGACCCCGGGCTCGGCGTCCTCGGCGAGCAGTCCCCAGCCGTGCTGCGCGTCGCCCTGCACCAGCGCCCGCGCCTCCAGCAGGGACTGCGCCACGAAGACCGGGTCGCGTTCGACCGCCACGAAGACCGCGCCCGGCAGCGCCTCCGCGAGGGCCTCGATCGCCAGGGCGTTGCGGTTGTTCTTGTTGAGCAGCGGGCGGCCGAAGGCCGCGTTCCAGGCGGAGACGAAGGCCCGGAGCTCCTCGATCGCTTCCCCGCGCAGCGGCGTGGGCTCGCCGCGGACGCCGCCGAACCAGCGGTCCCAGACGGCGAAGGCGTCGTTGGGCCCCCCGGGCCCGCGCACGCTGCCAAAGAAGCTCCGCGTCGAGGGCACCGGCTCGCGCTGCCAGCGGGGGACCAGCCGGCCCGCGGAAATCGGCGACCGGGGGAAAGCGCCGGTCCAGTTGCTCGTGTAGCTGACCCGCAGGTGCGCCGCGAGCAGCTGGTAGACGAGCGTCGTCCCGCTGCGGGGCCCGCCGACCACGAGCACGCAGGGGGCGGAGCCATCGGGGGCCTCGCCGCCGAGCCGCCGCCGCTCCGCGGCGGCCAGCAACGCGTCCAGCGGGCGGACGGCCACGCCCAGCGCCTCGCGCAGCAGCACCGACCTCGCCGTGGGGTCCGGCGAGCGGAGCATCCGCCACGCCAAGCCCAGCGGATCGCGGAAGTTCGGCTCGACCATGGCTCTGCTCCCGGGCCGCGGCGGCGGCGGCGGGGGTTCTAGCAGGCCCGCCGCGGGCGACGCGTCCGCGGTGCCGCTTTGCTGCTCCCGCCGCCGCCGCCCTTCTGCCTCGCGGGCCGGGCCTCCCGTACCTTCCACGCATCATGAGGTACGTGTCCACCCGGGGCGAAGCCGCCGAGCTCGAGTTTGAGGACGTGCTGCTCGAGGGGCTCGCGCGGGACGGCGGGCTCTACGTGCCCGACGCGTGGCCGACGCTGGGCGAGGCCCGCCGGCGCGAGCTCGCGACGCGGCCCTACGCACGCGTCGCCGCCGAGGTCATGTGGCCCTTCCTCTCGGGCAACCTCGAGCGGGCCACCTTCGAGGGCATCGTCGATGCGGCCTATGCCGGCTTCCGGCACGAAGCCGTCGCGCCGCTGGTGCAGCTGGCCCCGAACCTCTGGGTGATGGAGCTGTTCCACGGGCCGACGCTGGCGTTCAAGGACGTCGCGATGCAGGTGCTCGGCCGGCTCTTCGATCACGTCCTCGCGGCGCGCGGCGACCGGATGACGATCGTCGGCGCGACCTCGGGCGACACCGGCTCGGCGGCCATCGAGGCCTTCCGCGACCGCGAGAACTGCGACATCTTCATCCTGCACCCCAGGGGGCGGACCAGCGACGTCCAGCGCAAGCAGATGACGACGGTGAACGCCGCGAACGTGCACAACGTTGCGATCGAGGGCACCTTCGACGACTGCCAGGACCTCGTGAAAGCGATGTTCAACGACGCGGCCTTCCGCGACGGCGTGCGGATGAGCGGCGTCAACAGCATCAACTGGGCCCGGGTGATGCCCCAGTCGGTCTACTACGTGACCGCCGCGGCGCAGCTGGGCTGCTTCACCGACCGCCGGCCGGTCCGCTTCAGCGTGCCCACGGGCAACTTCGGCGACGTGTACGCGGGCTACATCGCGGCGCGGATGGGCGTGCCGGCCAGCCGCCTGGTCGTCGCGAGCAACCGCAACGACATCCTCACCCGCGTGCTGCGCGACGGCGACCACTCCCGCGGCGAGGTCCACGCGACGGTGAGCCCGTCGATGGACATCCAGTCCAGCAGCAACTTCGAGCGGCTGCTGCTGGACATGGAAGCCGGCGACACCGCGAAGGTCGCCCGGCTGATGAAGCAGTGGAAGCAGACCGGCGCCTTCACGGTCGACGCGACGGCCCGGGCCCGCCTCGCCGGCCGCTTCACCGGCCACCGCGTGGACGAGGAGAAGACCCTCGACACGATCCGGAGCGTCTACGCCGACACCGGCTATCTGCTCGACCCCCACACGGCCGTCGGCCACGCGGCGGCCCTCGCCGAGGCCGCGCCCGAGCACGCGGAGTTCGGCGGCATCGCGCTGCCGACGGTCGTGCTCGCGACGGCCCACCCCGCGAAGTTTCCCGACGCGGTGGAAAAAGCCTGCGGTGTGCGGCCGCCGCTGCCGGGCTTCCTCGCGGACCTGTACGAACGGGAGGAGCGGTTCGACACGCTGGAGAACGAGCTATCCGTGGTTCAGGCGTACATCCGGGAGAGGACGCGGGCGGCTTAGAGGCTGTTTCAGAACCTGCTGGGCTTCGCCACCCGTGGCCGCCCGCTGCCCGCGTCGGGCTCCGAACGGGGGGACT from Phycisphaera mikurensis NBRC 102666 carries:
- the uppS gene encoding polyprenyl diphosphate synthase, producing MSIPRHLAVIMDGNGRWATSRGKPRSAGHTAGVEAVRPLVTRCRELGVEAVSLYSFSTENWAREKEEVHHLMRLCVAYLASELPLFQANGIRLRRLGAREGLPAEVLDAFAEVEEATAANDAMTLCLAINYGSRAEIVAAARTLARRAVAGGLDPAAIDEAAFSAELTTAGLPDPDLLIRTAGEMRLSNFLLWQLSYAELYVTDTLWPDFDNAALAAAFASFHGRVRRFGGVPEVPTPST
- the thrC gene encoding threonine synthase, yielding MRYVSTRGEAAELEFEDVLLEGLARDGGLYVPDAWPTLGEARRRELATRPYARVAAEVMWPFLSGNLERATFEGIVDAAYAGFRHEAVAPLVQLAPNLWVMELFHGPTLAFKDVAMQVLGRLFDHVLAARGDRMTIVGATSGDTGSAAIEAFRDRENCDIFILHPRGRTSDVQRKQMTTVNAANVHNVAIEGTFDDCQDLVKAMFNDAAFRDGVRMSGVNSINWARVMPQSVYYVTAAAQLGCFTDRRPVRFSVPTGNFGDVYAGYIAARMGVPASRLVVASNRNDILTRVLRDGDHSRGEVHATVSPSMDIQSSSNFERLLLDMEAGDTAKVARLMKQWKQTGAFTVDATARARLAGRFTGHRVDEEKTLDTIRSVYADTGYLLDPHTAVGHAAALAEAAPEHAEFGGIALPTVVLATAHPAKFPDAVEKACGVRPPLPGFLADLYEREERFDTLENELSVVQAYIRERTRAA
- the rsmG gene encoding 16S rRNA (guanine(527)-N(7))-methyltransferase RsmG — encoded protein: MPIPEAARAALTRLELGVPDAALETLDAYLHRLLEVNQRMNLTAVREHDAAWLRLLVDALTALPGLPGAGADAGELPTGVIDVGSGGGLPGIPLAITRPDLSFTLLEATGKKARFLEETAAALGLANVAVLNARAETAGRDPALRERYGLAVSRAVGPMPVILELTLPLVAVGGRSLCMKGPRAEQELRDSGEALHRLGAGEVAVFDAYPEGFGNDLVVVSVVKASATPKKYPRAPGMPKAEPL
- a CDS encoding 6-pyruvoyl trahydropterin synthase family protein, which produces MPLTCSKTFGPIPIAHRQHRHPGRCRLVHGHGWTVRVTFGCERPDPNGFVVDFGGLRAFDDWLDENLDHGILLSREDEAGRAMVEAAPELFKVTWLGVASCEGLAAELMRVFGELLHASEGDRAWIERIDVWEDDANRVTLTRG
- a CDS encoding AI-2E family transporter, whose amino-acid sequence is MSEPAPRRESESPAAPRGGVLAGLDPMGEPATPVWRLRWFQVLLGGLVALAVASYVLPPVFELVYMTRPVLLPVLIGLGLAYAVNPLVTWASRRHRMPRVFSAAALLLWFFGLLALAFAWLTGPVIGQAQGLLRDIPAYIEATTEAAGEYLEIPDAAKEVIEGAAHGDLDQAVAAVLPEADAAEAVPGENDAADPGAGSAVEVRVEADADAEAPPATLLDAGPDGGLLVMDGELHRESDGLSEEGSGSSSGVLSRLLDRLRSMELSTISSTGFAVLDVGASTIIGLLGLAGYLTVATLVVCFCFFFAVWKWPAFVAWWMPYLPASHRDEIIAVAVRMDRSVAAFLRGRLIQATLLAIVLSVGFTLAGTPGGLILGIAGGILGLVPYAGAIVWPIAVGLSVMSGIAVEDGPTLWWAVLGPTLVYGFGQGLDAWVIEPLVQGKATNLDALTVLLVVLAGGAVAGLLGLLLAIPFAACVKILWQEVIGPRVRAVARAS
- a CDS encoding sulfotransferase, whose translation is MVEPNFRDPLGLAWRMLRSPDPTARSVLLREALGVAVRPLDALLAAAERRRLGGEAPDGSAPCVLVVGGPRSGTTLVYQLLAAHLRVSYTSNWTGAFPRSPISAGRLVPRWQREPVPSTRSFFGSVRGPGGPNDAFAVWDRWFGGVRGEPTPLRGEAIEELRAFVSAWNAAFGRPLLNKNNRNALAIEALAEALPGAVFVAVERDPVFVAQSLLEARALVQGDAQHGWGLLAEDAEPGVENGAVEAVCNQVRAFQRRIREQADAVEPARVVRVGYEAFCRDPRPTLAAVAAACPAAGPVRGTPPPLRSTDRRRIDAADFAGLERRLGERRKRDPHGAA
- the msrB gene encoding peptide-methionine (R)-S-oxide reductase MsrB — translated: MDPLRLVVALVALVLVGGFAFLAANGERQVDAGSAVGFVSDDVAAASTRAEVDGGPAIAYTAVGVDPLPGGVLSGGDAEADGDNAQPVFPDPADKVRLTDKQWRDRLSAAAYHVLRRSGTERPFSSPLDGVKEPGWFTCAGCGNLLFETKTKYDSGTGWPSFWAPVAARHVVEEEESGLDTRIEVRCARCDGHLGHVFQDGPREETGLRYCMNGVAMAFTAK
- a CDS encoding adenylosuccinate synthase is translated as MSANAPTAPEAAAPADRPLPAGNAAVVGLQWGDEGKGKVVDLLAGSYDAVVRYNGGANAGHSVEVGDRRYALHLIPSGILHGRAVNVLGNGVVIDPEKLLGEVAGLREAGLTVTPKNLKISDRAHLVLPWHKAQDRLQEAAMQSVGRAIGTTGRGIGPAYADKALRAPAVRAGELLDVDTLAEKLHAIGPMKEATLAGLAALAGVEHEPVDVGVLVDWLRPLAEALAPHLCDASFLLHEKMDAGEEVLFEGANATLLDVDHGTFPYITSSNCSSLGLHPGAGVAGHRVPHVLGVVKAYQTRVGGGPFPTELLDATGDRIREVGREYGTTTGRPRRVGWLDLAALRYSVRLTGTTGLAVMLLDVLAGLPELRVCTGYVDRASGAEVRGYPADADALGRVEPVLKTLPGFGEDVTGCRSMAELPAAARGYLAFISEAVGVPVTLASVGPRRDQTIFA